The segment TTCAAAAGACATATTACCTTTCCAATTTGTTTTTACAGTTTTGCTCATAAATTTATTCTTTTATAAAATATTTGAATGTCTATATATTTTGTTATTTTTATATATTTGCAAAAATAACCGAAAATTATATCATGCAAAATTAAAACTTTTGTAATTTTACAAAATCTAATCAGAAAAATGAATTACAATAATAACATACCAAAATGTGAGGACTGTTTTATCAATAATAACATTTTCAGGAAACTTACAAATGATGAATTAGACGAATTATTATATATAAAGAATTGCAATATATATAATAAAGGTGATACAATATATAACGAAGGAACAAGGGTTACCGGCATATATTGTATAAAATCCGGCATAATTAAACATTATAAAACCGGGAATGACGGAAAAGAACAAATAATTCGATTTTCAAAAAAAGGTGATATCTTTGGTTTCAGGGCAATTCTTTCAGGTGATTCTGCTTGTACATCAACAAAAGCAATTGAAGAAAGTTCTGTTTGTTTTATTCCTGCTGCTCATTTTATAAAGCTAATTAAAGAAAACTCTGCTTTTTCAATGAGTATAATGAAACTTTCTTGTATAGAATTAGGTGATGCAAATCAATATATTTTAGATATTGCACAAAAAAACGTGCGAGAACGTTTGGCTGAAATACTGTTATTATTAAATGAAAATTTCGGTACTAATGATAAAGGTGAATTAAATATTTTTCTGACAAGAGAAGAACTTGCCGGAATTGTCGGAACAGCAACAGAGTCAGTTATTCGTTTATTATCTGAATTTAAAAAAGACAAACTGATAGAACTTAATAAAAGAAAAATCAAGTTATTAGATGTACAAAAGCTGAAAAGATTATCAGAATTGTATTAAACCTAAATTAAATTTTTTGAAACCCTGATTTTATGTTTACAGCTCGTCTTAACAAAAAGGATTTTGAAGTTGAATTTTCAGATAATACCTTACGTTCCGGTAAAATAAACGGCAAAATCTTTAAAATAGATTTAGTAAAAGATAAAAATTCTTATCATGTAATAAGTAATCACAAATCATATAACATAAATATACTTTCGATTGATTATTCCGAAAAAAAAGTTACTTTAAAAATAAACAACACTATACATTATATTTCAATTACAAATGAACTTGATAAACTGATCAAATCAATGGGAATTAAACAACAAGTAACTGCAAAAACCCAAAATTTAAAAGCACCAATGCCGGGTCTGGTAACAGATATTCCGGTTAAAAAAGGCGATAAAATAAAAAAAGGTGATAAGCTTCTTGTTCTGGAAGCAATGAAAATGGAAAATAACCTAAAAGCAAAAAATGATTCAATAATTAAAGATATCATTGTAAAAAAAGGAAATTCAGTTGAAAAAAATGAAGTTTTAATTATCTTTGAATAATTTTTTCAACAAAGTGCATGCCCAAATATTTATATATATATACACTACTCTTTCTACTTTTTCCCGTATTTGAATTAAGTTCTCAACCGGAGGATTATTCTGTTGAACACTACAGTATTAAAAACGGCCTTTCTCAGTATTTTGTTACCGGCATTTATCAAGATAAATTCGGATATATATGGTTTGGTACGCAAGACGGTTTGAATAAATTTGATGGTTATGAGTTTAAGATATACAGGCAAGATCCAAGCCAACAATCTTCCATATCACATAATAATATTATTGGAATTGAAGGCTCAAAAGATTCAATTCTTTGGATTGTAACAAATGACGGACTTGAAAAATATAATTTCAATAATAATTCATTTACAAATATTATAAAAAACAGACCTAATCAACAATCTGTATATTCCACAAAAGTAAAAACAGTATTGGAAGATGAATCCGGTATTTTATGGATAAGAACAATTGACGGTATTATACAATATATTCCGGATAAAAATGAATTTCTTGAATACAAACAAACAAGCTCCGATTCCGGTTTCATAAGTGATTATAATTATTTTTCTCTTATTGAGGATAATAAAAATAATTTATGGACAGGGTCTAAAAACGGACTTATAAAATTTAATAAGAAAACGAAAGAATTTGAACTTATTAAAGTAAGAGATAATATTGATAATGAAGTTTTTTACATTTACCCACTTTCTGCGAACGAATATATAATTGGAACAAATTCAGGCGCTTACACATTCAACCCAATATCTCATACATCAACGGAAATAAAAGCTCAAACAAAAATTTCAAAAGTCAGAGCTATATTCAAAGACAAAGCCGGTATTCTTTGGGTAGGTACAGAATTCGGATTAATGTATCTCGACAATCAAAAAAATATACTTGTCCCGTTTAATCTTGAAAATTATATTTCTGATGAAACAAATATTGGGAATATTTCTGATATTTATCAAGACAAATCAGATATTTTATGGATATGTTCCGGACACGGTATCTTTAAAATTGATTATAAAAAAAAGTATTTCAAATTATACCGAAAAGAAAAAGATAACAAAATCAACTTCTCTTCAAATACAATATTTTCGATTTATTATGATAATGAAACAGATTTAGTTTGGCTTGGAACAAGAGGTTTTGGTCTGAATACTTTTAACAGAAATACAAATAAAGTTAAGATTATAAATAAGTCAAACTCAGCACTTAAAGATGACAATATTTTTTGTATTAAGCCTGATAATGAAGGAAATATTTGGATAGGAACTAATAACGGACCGGTTATTTATAATAAATTCTATAAAAAATTTATTTCTTTTTCAGAATACTCAAAAAAGAATTTCAATAATAATTATTTTACAAATAACCGAATTACAGATATCCTGTTTGACAAAAACATTATATGGTTTTCTACATTAAACGGACTACTGAAATATCACAAAGGGAACATTACTTCATACGCGAAAAACAATTCAGATAACAGCATTATTTCAAATGATATTTTAAAAATACTTAAACGCAAAAACGGAGAATTTTGGATAGCAACACTTAACGGATTAAGTAAATTTGATCTTGAAAATGAGACATTTACGAATTATACAATAGAGAATAATAAAATAAGCAATAATTCTGTATTAACAGTTTTTGAAAGTTCCGATCAAACTTTATGGCTTGGTACCGGAACAGGACTAAATAAATATATTCCGGAAAAAGATTCATTTGTTTATTATACTTCGCAAAGCCATGGTTTTAATAATGATTTTATTTATACAATTGTAGAAGATGAAAATAAAAACTTGTGGATGAGCACAAACAGAGGAATTATCAGGTTTAATCTCGAAACAGAAGATGTGTCAAACTTTTCTGTTGAAGATAATTTGCAAGGCTATGAATTCAATATTGGAGCTGTATATTACAGTTCTTCAAATGAAATTTTTTGGGGAGGAACAAACGGTTTAAATTCTTTAAAACTTGATGAAATACTTGAGAATTATTACAGCCCGCAACCAATCTTAACTTCTTTTTTTATCAGATCACAAAGCGGGAAGAAAGAAGTAAATTGTATTAACCTAAAAGAAATATTTTTAACATATAATGAAAGCAGTTTTGATATTCATTTCGCCGTACCGGAATATACTAATCCTTATAAAAATAAGTTCAAATACAGAATATTAGAATCTGATAAAGAATGGATTGACCTGAGCGTGAATAATTCTATTAACTTTTATCAACTGGCTCCCGGAGATTATACTTTTCAATTGATAGGTGCAAACGGTAACAATCAATGGAACTTGAATCCTGTTACATTAAAAATTCATATATCTTCACCTTGGTGGCAAACAACAGTTGCCTATATCTTATATGTATTTTTATTAGCAGTTATTACAGGTGGAGGTTTCTTTGTTTACAGCCGAGAAATCAGAAAAGAAAATAAAATACTTCACGAGAAACAAATTGTTGCAAAAAAAGTCGAAAAACAAAGAGAATTATTAACAATAAAAAATAATAGTATATCTGAAAGTATGAGATATGCTTCCGGAATAATTAATGCATTATTACCTGCAAAAAAATATATCAACGATCTCTTGCCTGATTCATTCGTACTGTTTATGTCAAAAGAAATTGTAAGTGGTGATTTTTACTGGTTTGATGAAACAGAAGACAAAATTTTTGCAGCAGCAGTAGATTGCACAGGACACGGCGTTCCCGGAGCATTTATGTCTATTATTGGATTAGATTTGCTCCGAAATATTTTGGACCGAGGAATTGAGAGTCCCGCAAAAATACTGGATGAACTAAATAAAGGTATAGCAACCGTTTTTATGAAAGATGAAAACAGCAAAGAATTGAAAGACGGTATGGATATTAGTATTATTACAATTCATAAAAATGAAAATATTATTGAATATGCAGGTGCTGTTAATCAAATATATATTATAAGAGACGATAATATTATTGAATATAAAGGTGACAGATTTTCTGTTTCACCTGCTAATTATCATGAACACGGAAAATATACAAATCATATAATTGAAGTTAAAGATAAAGATATGATTTATTTGTTTTCCGACGGATATGTTGATCAGTTCGGCGGTCCGGATGAGAAAAAATTCAAATACCGCAGATTCAGACATATGCTCCTTAATAATTATCAAAAAACACCGGAAAAACAAAAAAATATACTTAAAAGAGTTATCAATACTTGGAGAGGTACTTTAGAACAAGTTGATGATATTTTGGTCATGGGAATTAAAATTAATAAAGAATAACCTCCGGACGTCCGCCTTATGCGGATTCCGAAGCGTTTAGGCTTTGAATAACTTCTAAAGCATTTTTCAATTCTATTTCATATAAGTAAAGAGTTCTGAATTTATCATTCCTTATAGAGCATACTTCACATATCCCTTATACACATCCTTAATTCCCTCAAGAAAATCAATTTTTTCTTTCCAACCAAGAGAATGCAGTTTTCTTACATCAAGCAACTTTTGGGAAGTTCCGTCAGGTTTATCGGTATTCCAATTAATCTCACCTTTATAATTTACAAGTTCGTTTTTAATTAATTCTGCAAGTTCTTTTATTGAAATATCCCTGCCTGTTCCGATATTAATATGTGTATTCCTAACTTCTTTTCCTACATAAGGATAAACAAATTCAGAAATATTAAAGTCGTTTAAAAGAATTTCTTTAAAGTTTATTTTTTCCGCAATAAATACACAAGCATCAGCCAAATCATCGGCATGCAAAAATTCTCTTCTCGGTTTTCCGCTTCCCCATAATTCAACTGATTGCTTATTTATCCCGAATTTTGATAATGTATCCGATATAACCGATATATCTGCATCACCCGTAACATCGTTTATAGGTCTTATATTTAAGTCTTTACGAATTGTGTCATAATCGTTCTCCATTAATGCTTTACCAAGATGCATTTTACGAATTAAAGCAGGAAGTACATGCGACTTTTCAAGATCAAAATTATCATTAATACCGTATAAATTAGTAGGCATCACAGCAATAAAGTTCGTGCCGTATTGTAAGTTATAACTTTCGATCAATTTAATACCTGCAATTTTTGCAACAGCATAAGGTTCATTTGTATATTCAAGTTCTGATGTCAACAAATGTTCTTCACTCATTGGTTGCGGGCTGTTCTTCGGATATATACACGAACTTCCCAGAAATACTAATTTTTCTGCTTTATGAATAAAGCATTGATGAATAATATTATTTTGAATTTGCAAATTATCATATATAAAATCCGCACGATATGTATTATTTGCAACAATACCGCCAACTTTTGCAGCAGCCAAAAAAACAACATCCGGTTTTTCTTTTTGAAAAAAATCTCTCACAACAGATTGTTCTCTTAAATCATATCCGGAAAAAGGTGTAAACACAAAATTAGTATAGCCTTTTGCTTTTAAATTCCTGACTATTGCACTGCCTACAAGTCCGGTGTTTCCGGCAACATATATTTTTGAATCTTTATTCATAATCACTAAATTTTGGTCAAAATAAACAATTATTTTTTAACTTTGAGAAATTATTAATAATATACAGTTATGACAGAAACAGAAAAAACAACTGACGATTTATTGGAAATTATAAAAACTTTACCCGAAAATAAATGCAAACAACTCTATGATTTTGCTTTATTTTTAACTTGGCAAACTAAAAAAACAACTGATAATAATTTTTTTTTATACTTCAATAAACGAGTAACAGAAAGCAACAAAGAAAAATTTATTACCGGACTTACAGTGAAAGATATAAAAGAATGCTTTGGACTCTGGAAAGGTAGAAGTATTTCCAAAGAAAGCATAAGAAAAAAAGCATGGAGGAACGAAAAATGATTTTATTGGACACAAATATTGTAATAGAACTTTTAAAAGGTAACAGTAAAATATTATCCGAAATTGAAACAATAGGTGCTGAAAATTTAATATTAAGCAAAGTTACAACATTAGAAATGTACGTAGGTGCGTTGAATAAAAATGAATTAAAAAAAATTAAGAAGTATTTGGATAAATTTCCAAAGTTTGAATTTTCCGACAAAATTATTGATAAAACAATTCAACTCATATATCAATACTATTTAAGCAATAGTTTATTCATTAACGATGCAATTATTGCTGCTACTTGTATTGAAAACAATATTCCGCTTTATACACTTAATTTAAAAGACTTTAAATATATTGAAGAATTAAGATTATATAATTAATTTAACTTTCGACTAAAACAAAGCAACTCTTTTTAAAATTCTAAAAAATAATAAATGAAAGTTCACAGAATAGTATTCAGCCCGTTTGAAGTAAATACCTATATCGTAGCAGATAAATCAAAAGAATGTATAATAATAGACCCGGCATGTAATAACAAACAAGAGCAAGAATATTTATTAAAGTTTATTAATGATAATAATTTGAAACCTGTTAAATTGTTAAACACACATTGTCATCTCGATCATGTTTTCGGTAATAAGTTTGTTTGCGATACTTATAATTTAAAAACGGAAGCCTCAAAAGATGAAGAATTTAACTTAAATAATGCTGCAAATGCAGCTAAACTTTACGGTGTGGAAATGGAAACGCCCTATCCTATTAAAACATATATTAAAGAAGGGGGGGAAATAAAATTCGGATTTTCAGAATTAGACATTTTGCATGTTCCCGGACACACTTCCGGAAGCCTTGTTTTTCACAGCGATAAATATAAATTTGCAATTGCAGGAGATGTACTGTTCAACGGAAGTATCGGCAGAACTGATCTTCCCGGCGGGAATTATGACACTTTGATATCTCAAATTAAAACAAAATTATTCAAATTAGAAGATGAAACAGTTATTTATTCCGGCCACGGACCTAAAACCACTATTGGAAGAGAAAAAGAAACTAATCCCTATTTAACCTGATTTTAAAAAACCTGCTGTAATTTAAAAAATACTTTTTTTTATGATATAAATCAGCACAAAACAAAACCAAATTTGTAATTTTATGCCATTAATTGCACCATGTTAATATATTTATAAATTATTGATACTAAACATTATATAAAATGCACACAGATAAATTCTCACATCGTCATTTAGGTCCTCGCAATGAGGAAATCAAAGAAATGCTTTCTGTCATCGGTTTATCTTCCGTTGATGAATTGATAAATAAAACTGTTCCTGATTCTATTTTATCAGATGAAAAATTAAAGCTTGATAAAGCAATGAGTGAATATGAATATCAAAAACATATTTCTAAAATTCTCTCTAAAAACAATATTTATAAAACATATATCGGAACAGGTTATTACAATACAAAAACTCCGTCGGTAATTTTGAGGAATGTTTTTGAAAACCCTGTATGGTACACATCATATACTCCCTATCAAGCTGAAATTTCTCAAGGCCGTTTGGAAGCATTACTAAATTATCAAACAGCAGTTACAGAACTTACCGGCTGTGAAATTGCTAATGCATCTTTACTCGATGAAGCTACAGCTGCTTCCGAAGCAATGATTCTCATGGCAAATTCTCGCAGCAGAAAAGCCGTAAAAGAAAATGTAAATGTATTATTTGTTGACAAAAATATTTTCCCTCAAACATTAGAAGTTATAGAAGGAAAAGCAGAACCTCTCGGAATAAAGGTTGAAACCGGTGATTATAAAACTTTTGATCTTCACGATAAAGTTTTCGGAGCAATAATTCAATACCCTGCAAACGACGGTAAAATTTGTAACTATTCCGATTTCACAAAAAATGCTCACGAAAAAGAAATATTAGTGTCAGTTGCAGCCGACTTATTAAGTTTAACTATTCTCACCCCTCCGGGTGAATGGGATGCTGATATCGTGTTCGGTTCTACTCAACGATTCGGAATACCTATGGGATATGGCGGGCCTCATGCTGCTTATTTTGCTGCCGGCGAAAGTTTTAAACGTAAAATACCCGGAAGAATCATTGGTGTTTCAAAAGATGTAAAAGGTAACAGAGCTTTAAGAATGGCTCTTCAAACAAGAGAGCAACATATTAAAAGAGAAAAAGCTACATCAAATATCTGTACCGCACAAGCTTTATTAGCTACAATGGCAGGTATGTATGCTGTATATCACGGAAGCGAAGGATTAAAAAATATTGCCTCCGATATTCATTCAAAAACATGTATATTATCTGAAAACATTCTGAAATTAGGCTATACACAAGAGAATAAAAACTTCTTTGACACAATATCTGTTGAACTTCCTAAATCTGTTTCTTTAAAAGAACTCAAAAAAATTGCAATAAGAAAAAAGATCAATTTCAGATATCTTTCAAACAGTAAAATATTAATAAGTATTGATGAGACAACCTCCGTACAGGATTTAAATAAAATATTAAGGGTCTTTTCTCTCGCAATAGGTAATGATTTTAAAAAGATTACTGAAATAAAAGAGATGATTAGTTTTGATAAAGTCTTCAAACGTACAAGTTCTTTCTTTGAACAAGATGTATTTAAAAAATATCATTCTGAAACTGAAATGATGCGATACATTAAAACTTTAGACAGAAAAGATATGTCGCTTACACATTCGATGATCTCACTGGGTTCTTGCACAATGAAATTGAATCCGGCCACATTAATGTTGCCTTTAAGCAGCCCCTTGTCAGGAGAAATTCATCCTTTTGTTCCGAAAAATCAGGTACATGGTTATTTTCAAATTTTTGAAGAGTTAAGCAAAGACCTTTTGGAAATTACCGGTTTTGATGACATTACTTTTCAACCGAATTCTGGAGCAGCAGGAGAATACACCGGCTTAATGCTGATAAGAGAATATCAGAAACAAAATAAACAGGAACAAAGAGATATTGTCTTAATTCCAGCATCTGCACACGGAACAAATCCGGCAAGTGCTGTTATGGCAGGAATGAAAGTCGTTGTAGTGAAATGTGACGAAAACGGTAATATTGATATAGAAGACCTAAAGCAAAAAGCTGAAGAACATAAAGAAAACCTCTCATCAATGATGATTACCTATCCCTCGACACACGGGGTATTTGAAACCGATGTGATGAAGATGTGTGATATTATTCATAAAAACGGCGGACAAGTTTATATGGACGGAGCAAATATGAATGCACAAGTAGGAATTACAAACCCCGGTAAAAT is part of the Bacteroidales bacterium genome and harbors:
- a CDS encoding MBL fold metallo-hydrolase, producing MKVHRIVFSPFEVNTYIVADKSKECIIIDPACNNKQEQEYLLKFINDNNLKPVKLLNTHCHLDHVFGNKFVCDTYNLKTEASKDEEFNLNNAANAAKLYGVEMETPYPIKTYIKEGGEIKFGFSELDILHVPGHTSGSLVFHSDKYKFAIAGDVLFNGSIGRTDLPGGNYDTLISQIKTKLFKLEDETVIYSGHGPKTTIGREKETNPYLT
- a CDS encoding type II toxin-antitoxin system VapC family toxin — translated: MEERKMILLDTNIVIELLKGNSKILSEIETIGAENLILSKVTTLEMYVGALNKNELKKIKKYLDKFPKFEFSDKIIDKTIQLIYQYYLSNSLFINDAIIAATCIENNIPLYTLNLKDFKYIEELRLYN
- the gcvP gene encoding aminomethyl-transferring glycine dehydrogenase, with protein sequence MHTDKFSHRHLGPRNEEIKEMLSVIGLSSVDELINKTVPDSILSDEKLKLDKAMSEYEYQKHISKILSKNNIYKTYIGTGYYNTKTPSVILRNVFENPVWYTSYTPYQAEISQGRLEALLNYQTAVTELTGCEIANASLLDEATAASEAMILMANSRSRKAVKENVNVLFVDKNIFPQTLEVIEGKAEPLGIKVETGDYKTFDLHDKVFGAIIQYPANDGKICNYSDFTKNAHEKEILVSVAADLLSLTILTPPGEWDADIVFGSTQRFGIPMGYGGPHAAYFAAGESFKRKIPGRIIGVSKDVKGNRALRMALQTREQHIKREKATSNICTAQALLATMAGMYAVYHGSEGLKNIASDIHSKTCILSENILKLGYTQENKNFFDTISVELPKSVSLKELKKIAIRKKINFRYLSNSKILISIDETTSVQDLNKILRVFSLAIGNDFKKITEIKEMISFDKVFKRTSSFFEQDVFKKYHSETEMMRYIKTLDRKDMSLTHSMISLGSCTMKLNPATLMLPLSSPLSGEIHPFVPKNQVHGYFQIFEELSKDLLEITGFDDITFQPNSGAAGEYTGLMLIREYQKQNKQEQRDIVLIPASAHGTNPASAVMAGMKVVVVKCDENGNIDIEDLKQKAEEHKENLSSMMITYPSTHGVFETDVMKMCDIIHKNGGQVYMDGANMNAQVGITNPGKIGADVCHLNLHKTFAIPHGGGGPGVGPVAVAKHLSEFLPRHPLVKTGGKKAIKAISAAPWGSASILSITHGYLKMLGAEGLLKSTQIAILNANYIAASLKKHYDILYTGVNGFVAHEMILECRNFKQEADITEADIAKRLMDYGFHAPTLSFPVHGTLMVEPTESESKQELDKFIESMKSIYNEIQDIISGKADKQDNLLKNAPHSEQVLISDNWEHKYSREDAAYPLQHIRANKFQIPVNRIDDAYGDRNLMCTCDPVESYE
- a CDS encoding Crp/Fnr family transcriptional regulator, which translates into the protein MNYNNNIPKCEDCFINNNIFRKLTNDELDELLYIKNCNIYNKGDTIYNEGTRVTGIYCIKSGIIKHYKTGNDGKEQIIRFSKKGDIFGFRAILSGDSACTSTKAIEESSVCFIPAAHFIKLIKENSAFSMSIMKLSCIELGDANQYILDIAQKNVRERLAEILLLLNENFGTNDKGELNIFLTREELAGIVGTATESVIRLLSEFKKDKLIELNKRKIKLLDVQKLKRLSELY
- a CDS encoding SpoIIE family protein phosphatase; translated protein: MPKYLYIYTLLFLLFPVFELSSQPEDYSVEHYSIKNGLSQYFVTGIYQDKFGYIWFGTQDGLNKFDGYEFKIYRQDPSQQSSISHNNIIGIEGSKDSILWIVTNDGLEKYNFNNNSFTNIIKNRPNQQSVYSTKVKTVLEDESGILWIRTIDGIIQYIPDKNEFLEYKQTSSDSGFISDYNYFSLIEDNKNNLWTGSKNGLIKFNKKTKEFELIKVRDNIDNEVFYIYPLSANEYIIGTNSGAYTFNPISHTSTEIKAQTKISKVRAIFKDKAGILWVGTEFGLMYLDNQKNILVPFNLENYISDETNIGNISDIYQDKSDILWICSGHGIFKIDYKKKYFKLYRKEKDNKINFSSNTIFSIYYDNETDLVWLGTRGFGLNTFNRNTNKVKIINKSNSALKDDNIFCIKPDNEGNIWIGTNNGPVIYNKFYKKFISFSEYSKKNFNNNYFTNNRITDILFDKNIIWFSTLNGLLKYHKGNITSYAKNNSDNSIISNDILKILKRKNGEFWIATLNGLSKFDLENETFTNYTIENNKISNNSVLTVFESSDQTLWLGTGTGLNKYIPEKDSFVYYTSQSHGFNNDFIYTIVEDENKNLWMSTNRGIIRFNLETEDVSNFSVEDNLQGYEFNIGAVYYSSSNEIFWGGTNGLNSLKLDEILENYYSPQPILTSFFIRSQSGKKEVNCINLKEIFLTYNESSFDIHFAVPEYTNPYKNKFKYRILESDKEWIDLSVNNSINFYQLAPGDYTFQLIGANGNNQWNLNPVTLKIHISSPWWQTTVAYILYVFLLAVITGGGFFVYSREIRKENKILHEKQIVAKKVEKQRELLTIKNNSISESMRYASGIINALLPAKKYINDLLPDSFVLFMSKEIVSGDFYWFDETEDKIFAAAVDCTGHGVPGAFMSIIGLDLLRNILDRGIESPAKILDELNKGIATVFMKDENSKELKDGMDISIITIHKNENIIEYAGAVNQIYIIRDDNIIEYKGDRFSVSPANYHEHGKYTNHIIEVKDKDMIYLFSDGYVDQFGGPDEKKFKYRRFRHMLLNNYQKTPEKQKNILKRVINTWRGTLEQVDDILVMGIKINKE
- a CDS encoding biotin/lipoyl-binding protein, whose amino-acid sequence is MFTARLNKKDFEVEFSDNTLRSGKINGKIFKIDLVKDKNSYHVISNHKSYNINILSIDYSEKKVTLKINNTIHYISITNELDKLIKSMGIKQQVTAKTQNLKAPMPGLVTDIPVKKGDKIKKGDKLLVLEAMKMENNLKAKNDSIIKDIIVKKGNSVEKNEVLIIFE
- a CDS encoding GDP-L-fucose synthase, whose product is MNKDSKIYVAGNTGLVGSAIVRNLKAKGYTNFVFTPFSGYDLREQSVVRDFFQKEKPDVVFLAAAKVGGIVANNTYRADFIYDNLQIQNNIIHQCFIHKAEKLVFLGSSCIYPKNSPQPMSEEHLLTSELEYTNEPYAVAKIAGIKLIESYNLQYGTNFIAVMPTNLYGINDNFDLEKSHVLPALIRKMHLGKALMENDYDTIRKDLNIRPINDVTGDADISVISDTLSKFGINKQSVELWGSGKPRREFLHADDLADACVFIAEKINFKEILLNDFNISEFVYPYVGKEVRNTHINIGTGRDISIKELAELIKNELVNYKGEINWNTDKPDGTSQKLLDVRKLHSLGWKEKIDFLEGIKDVYKGYVKYAL